One part of the Alistipes onderdonkii genome encodes these proteins:
- a CDS encoding sensor histidine kinase translates to MGYLEQAVRSRWAVPMTAFLIQLSQYWNTLVTVTWWSKRATVSVVWFCVLWLATILLLEIFLSRRFPFLVRCLMGTLVIAGVILTAMLVITLQSEKPWLTLGYDEVGYLIITYTICLLIGSIVLMINKEHRHEKEIEMLRIENLSSQYNAIANQISPHFFFNALSNLSSLVRGDKKQESLEYIGNLSGIFRYIIRFKESSLTTLGEELNFINSYKQLMDVRFAKSYTCDVDIPQQALNMRMPSLSLLPLFENIVKHNIIDSEHHMRITISFNDNNELVIANPVYPKLTPPESNGIGLTNLSNRYRLLLGKEIRIEKAEGGGDGVFRVFLPMVKMNIKHTR, encoded by the coding sequence ATGGGCTATCTCGAACAGGCTGTGCGTTCACGGTGGGCCGTCCCGATGACGGCTTTCCTGATCCAACTGAGCCAATACTGGAATACGCTGGTAACAGTCACCTGGTGGTCGAAACGGGCGACCGTATCGGTCGTCTGGTTCTGCGTCCTGTGGCTGGCGACCATCCTGCTGCTGGAAATATTCCTGAGCAGGCGGTTCCCCTTCCTGGTACGGTGCCTGATGGGCACACTCGTCATCGCGGGAGTCATCCTCACGGCCATGCTGGTCATCACGCTGCAGTCCGAAAAACCGTGGCTCACGCTGGGCTACGACGAAGTCGGGTATCTGATCATCACGTATACGATATGTCTGCTGATCGGCAGCATCGTGCTGATGATCAACAAGGAGCACCGGCATGAAAAGGAAATCGAGATGCTCAGGATCGAGAATCTCAGCAGCCAGTACAACGCTATTGCGAACCAGATAAGCCCCCATTTCTTTTTCAATGCACTGAGCAACCTCTCGTCGCTCGTACGCGGCGACAAGAAACAGGAAAGCCTCGAATACATCGGCAACCTGTCGGGGATATTCCGGTACATCATCCGCTTCAAGGAATCGTCGCTGACGACCCTGGGCGAGGAGTTGAATTTCATAAATTCGTACAAGCAACTGATGGACGTGCGCTTCGCCAAAAGCTACACCTGCGACGTCGACATCCCGCAGCAGGCGCTGAACATGCGCATGCCCAGCCTCTCACTGCTGCCGCTGTTCGAAAATATCGTTAAACACAATATCATCGACAGCGAACACCACATGCGGATCACGATCTCGTTCAACGATAACAATGAACTGGTGATCGCCAACCCGGTCTATCCGAAGCTCACGCCGCCCGAATCGAACGGCATAGGGCTGACCAACCTGAGCAACAGGTACAGGCTGCTGCTGGGTAAGGAAATACGCATCGAGAAAGCCGAGGGGGGGGGTGACGGAGTATTCCGGGTCTTCCTGCCGATGGTCAAGATGAATATAAAGCATACGAGATGA
- a CDS encoding LytR/AlgR family response regulator transcription factor, producing the protein MRVLIIEDEMGALDDLRSILAESAPDIRIAGTTESVMQSVAWLEKNPAPDLIFMDIHLSDGSAFEIFKRTAVEAPVIFTTAYDEYAIHAFRVNAVDYLLKPLAIDEVKRALEKYRKLSRPQVLPDIEKLYEMISCQRTNSRRNILVAYKDKLLPIPTEKIAFFYSTKETSRVYLADGSNYAYNRTLESICDDMDPRAFCRVNKQYVVAREHITSIVVWSNSRLLVSMDTETPEPVFLSKNRAAEFKKWITG; encoded by the coding sequence ATGAGGGTACTGATCATAGAAGACGAAATGGGGGCCCTCGACGACCTGAGGAGCATCCTCGCGGAATCGGCCCCGGACATCCGGATAGCGGGCACGACGGAGAGTGTCATGCAAAGCGTCGCATGGCTGGAAAAGAACCCCGCCCCGGATCTGATTTTCATGGATATCCATCTGTCCGACGGTTCGGCTTTCGAGATATTCAAGCGGACGGCCGTCGAGGCGCCCGTGATCTTCACGACCGCCTACGACGAGTACGCCATCCATGCCTTCAGGGTCAACGCCGTGGACTATCTGCTCAAACCGCTCGCCATCGACGAGGTGAAACGCGCACTGGAAAAATACCGGAAGCTCAGCCGGCCGCAGGTACTCCCGGATATCGAGAAGTTGTATGAAATGATTTCCTGCCAGCGGACGAATTCCCGCAGGAACATCCTGGTGGCCTACAAGGACAAACTGCTGCCGATCCCGACGGAGAAAATCGCCTTTTTCTATTCGACCAAGGAGACGTCGAGGGTATACCTCGCCGATGGCAGCAACTATGCCTACAACAGGACGCTGGAGAGCATCTGCGACGACATGGATCCCCGGGCATTCTGCCGGGTCAACAAACAATACGTCGTCGCCAGGGAGCACATCACAAGCATCGTCGTATGGTCGAACAGCCGCCTGCTGGTTTCGATGGATACCGAGACGCCCGAGCCCGTATTCCTAAGCAAGAACCGGGCTGCGGAGTTCAAAAAATGGATCACGGGATAA
- a CDS encoding ATP-binding cassette domain-containing protein, producing the protein MNPSEKHILEIDSVELSFGDRRILSGVYLAVETGGVTAVLGRNGCGKSCLMKILCGSLRADFRSMRIDGVWHDRFRADEVRYLAQQGFIPGWLTVDRVLRDFGLPWDDLLAWFPLFGKLRGTKIRALSGGERRILESYLILRSPTQFVMLDEPFSQVAPLHVSTLKALIRQEKSSKGILLTDHMHRHVTDIADRLYVLADGQTHLVRGGEDLVRYGYLAHL; encoded by the coding sequence ATGAACCCCTCTGAGAAACATATCCTCGAGATCGACTCCGTGGAGTTGTCGTTCGGTGACCGGCGCATCCTTTCGGGAGTGTACCTCGCCGTCGAAACGGGCGGTGTTACGGCGGTGCTCGGCCGTAACGGGTGCGGCAAGAGCTGCCTGATGAAGATACTGTGCGGTTCGCTGCGGGCGGATTTCCGGTCGATGCGCATCGACGGGGTATGGCATGACCGTTTCCGGGCCGACGAGGTGCGTTACCTCGCGCAGCAGGGTTTTATCCCGGGCTGGCTGACCGTCGACCGGGTGTTGCGCGATTTCGGGTTGCCGTGGGACGACCTGCTGGCATGGTTCCCGTTGTTCGGCAAACTGCGCGGTACGAAGATCCGCGCCCTGTCGGGCGGTGAGCGGCGTATTCTGGAATCCTACCTGATCCTGCGCAGTCCGACGCAATTCGTCATGCTCGACGAACCTTTTTCGCAGGTTGCCCCGCTGCATGTGTCGACGCTCAAGGCGCTGATCCGGCAGGAAAAATCTTCGAAAGGCATTCTCCTGACCGACCATATGCACCGCCATGTGACGGATATCGCCGACCGCCTCTACGTGCTGGCAGACGGCCAGACCCACCTTGTCCGCGGCGGGGAGGATCTGGTGCGCTACGGATACCTCGCACACTTGTAA
- the ald gene encoding alanine dehydrogenase: protein MIIGIPKEIKNNENRVALTPAGAQELVKRGHTVYVQATAGVNSGFADDAYTAVGAEILPTIGDVYARAEMIVKVKEPIAPEYKLIRKDQMVFTFFHFASSEPLTRAMIDSGAVCCAYETVERADRSLPLLIPMSEVAGRMSTQEGRYFLEKPRGGKGKLLGGVPGVKPARVFVIGAGVVGTAAARTAAGTGADVTICDISLQRLTYLADVMPKNVKTLMSSEYNIREELKHADLVIGSVLIPGAKAPKLVTRDMLREMEPGSVMVDVAIDQGGCFETSRPTTHEDPVYYVDGILHYCVANIPGAVPYSSTLALTNATLPYVVQLADKGWRRACKENRELELGLNIVQGKVVYRPVAEAWGIPCEPLAL, encoded by the coding sequence ATGATTATCGGTATTCCCAAAGAGATCAAGAACAACGAGAATCGCGTTGCCCTTACCCCCGCAGGCGCCCAGGAGCTCGTCAAACGGGGCCACACGGTTTATGTGCAGGCTACGGCCGGTGTGAACAGCGGTTTTGCCGATGATGCCTATACGGCGGTAGGGGCCGAGATACTTCCCACGATCGGGGATGTCTATGCCCGTGCCGAAATGATCGTCAAAGTCAAGGAGCCCATCGCCCCCGAGTACAAGCTGATCCGCAAAGACCAGATGGTCTTCACGTTCTTCCATTTCGCCAGCAGCGAACCCCTTACCCGCGCCATGATCGACAGCGGGGCGGTATGCTGCGCCTATGAGACCGTCGAACGTGCCGACCGCTCGCTGCCGCTGCTGATCCCGATGTCCGAGGTCGCAGGCCGTATGTCCACGCAGGAAGGGCGCTATTTCCTCGAAAAACCCCGCGGCGGCAAAGGCAAGCTGCTGGGCGGCGTCCCGGGGGTGAAGCCCGCCAGGGTCTTCGTCATCGGCGCCGGTGTGGTCGGTACGGCAGCCGCGCGGACAGCCGCGGGGACGGGTGCCGACGTGACGATCTGCGACATTTCGTTGCAGCGCCTCACCTACCTGGCCGACGTGATGCCCAAGAACGTCAAGACCCTCATGTCTTCGGAATACAACATCCGCGAAGAGCTTAAACATGCCGACCTGGTGATCGGCTCGGTGCTGATCCCCGGTGCCAAGGCTCCGAAGCTCGTCACACGCGACATGCTCCGGGAGATGGAGCCCGGCTCGGTGATGGTCGACGTGGCCATCGACCAGGGCGGCTGCTTCGAAACCTCGCGTCCCACGACGCACGAAGACCCCGTCTACTATGTCGACGGCATCCTGCACTACTGCGTGGCCAACATTCCCGGCGCCGTGCCTTATTCCTCGACGCTTGCGCTCACCAACGCTACGCTTCCCTATGTCGTTCAGCTCGCCGACAAGGGCTGGCGCCGTGCCTGCAAGGAAAACCGCGAACTGGAACTGGGGCTCAACATCGTGCAGGGCAAAGTGGTCTACCGGCCCGTTGCCGAAGCCTGGGGGATTCCCTGCGAGCCGCTGGCGCTGTAA
- a CDS encoding outer membrane beta-barrel protein, with product MQKALALLLSAVMLLCLHPAAAQQPNTLTGTVTDSASGKAVGYATVSLQRDSATVVNAVAADTDGRFSLKAPETGDYQLCITMVGYTPYKQAVEVPASGKALGKIAITQGVEVGDVVIEVQKPLVMADAEKTTYSVEDDPQASTSTLDEIIRKVPQLSLDGDGNVLLNGQSNYKILLNGRNSATMSNNFKDVIQSMPASQISRIEVITNPSTKYEAEGVGGIINLITQRKKQFHGYNGSVGASVTVLENPAYNGNASLSIQAGKFAASIMGYAGYYDGGRTPSESESWQENYDSENRYNRSYSENKGSSRYGNVGLDMSYQPDTLNLITLNGWLWLGRSRYKSLGTNAILDPEMNPLLEYGSRSIQKWNYMGGSVSLNYEHTFGKEGHTLTISDEVEIDPDKGHTDRIYNDGYNYRALQDADNRMTGNTVQVDYANPLSEHHKIEAGLKHIYRNSTSDTDNKQSDEYGTFPIEKIKFTGMDYRQHVLGIYAGYGFTYTKWSGRLGARMERTWNDADVEETAKGTYSFSNRQFNVVPYLSLTFIPKVSHNISLSYTQRLQRPGIYMLSPAEDDTDPTRLSYGNPGLEAAVYHTINLQYGHYAAKWSMTFALNTFLSNNNMSSYSFSDGDGITNTTYSNDVRSRSYGFNGSFSYRPSEKVNLSLSYNGRYSQNDFDAMDIHTDQFTFSQNLNLDFALWKEARLMLGENYSTGYAWLGGKSESYYYYYMGIKQQFLKKKLDLSIMCNNPFEKYRRNRNTSDTPTFGGWSEYRYACRSLYFRVSYRFGKQNVGVKRTAKSIRNDDMSSGAQGGGGGSTGGAQGGGGM from the coding sequence ATGCAAAAAGCCCTCGCTCTCCTGCTGTCGGCAGTCATGCTGCTGTGTCTGCATCCGGCTGCCGCGCAACAACCCAACACCCTGACCGGGACGGTCACCGATTCGGCTTCCGGCAAAGCCGTCGGCTATGCCACCGTCTCGCTCCAGCGCGACTCGGCCACGGTCGTGAACGCCGTAGCCGCCGATACCGACGGCCGCTTCTCGCTCAAAGCCCCCGAAACGGGCGACTACCAGCTCTGCATCACGATGGTAGGCTACACGCCCTACAAACAGGCCGTGGAAGTGCCCGCATCGGGCAAGGCGCTCGGCAAGATCGCCATCACGCAGGGTGTCGAGGTCGGCGACGTGGTGATCGAAGTCCAGAAACCGCTCGTAATGGCCGACGCCGAGAAGACCACCTACTCGGTCGAGGACGACCCGCAGGCTTCGACGAGCACACTCGACGAAATCATCCGCAAGGTTCCGCAGCTCTCGCTCGACGGCGACGGCAACGTCCTGCTCAACGGACAGAGCAATTACAAGATATTGCTCAACGGGCGCAATTCGGCAACGATGAGCAACAATTTCAAGGATGTGATCCAGAGCATGCCCGCCTCGCAGATCAGCCGCATAGAGGTCATCACCAACCCCTCGACCAAGTACGAAGCCGAAGGCGTGGGCGGCATCATCAACCTCATCACCCAACGCAAGAAGCAGTTCCACGGATACAACGGCAGCGTCGGCGCGAGCGTCACGGTGTTGGAGAACCCGGCCTACAACGGCAACGCCAGCCTCTCGATCCAGGCCGGGAAGTTCGCGGCGAGCATCATGGGCTATGCAGGCTACTACGACGGGGGCCGTACCCCCTCGGAATCGGAGTCGTGGCAGGAAAATTACGACTCGGAGAACCGCTACAACCGCAGTTACTCCGAAAACAAGGGCAGCTCGCGTTACGGCAACGTCGGACTGGACATGAGCTACCAGCCCGACACGCTCAACCTGATCACGCTCAACGGATGGCTGTGGCTCGGCCGCAGCCGCTACAAATCGCTGGGCACGAACGCGATCCTCGACCCCGAGATGAACCCGCTGCTGGAATACGGCAGCCGCAGCATCCAGAAATGGAACTACATGGGCGGCAGCGTCTCGCTCAATTACGAACACACCTTCGGCAAGGAGGGGCACACGCTGACCATATCGGATGAAGTCGAGATCGACCCGGACAAAGGCCATACAGACCGGATATACAACGACGGATACAATTACAGGGCGTTGCAGGATGCGGACAACCGCATGACGGGCAACACCGTGCAGGTAGACTACGCCAACCCGCTGTCGGAGCACCACAAGATCGAGGCGGGGCTGAAACACATCTACCGCAACAGCACCTCCGACACCGACAACAAGCAGAGCGACGAATACGGCACATTCCCGATTGAAAAAATAAAATTCACGGGCATGGATTACCGCCAGCACGTGCTGGGCATCTACGCCGGATACGGATTCACCTACACCAAATGGTCGGGACGCCTCGGTGCGCGCATGGAACGGACATGGAACGACGCCGACGTGGAGGAGACCGCCAAAGGCACCTACTCGTTTTCGAACCGCCAGTTCAACGTGGTGCCCTACCTGAGCCTGACATTCATCCCCAAGGTGAGCCACAACATTTCGCTCTCCTACACGCAGCGGCTCCAGCGCCCGGGCATCTACATGCTTTCGCCGGCCGAGGACGACACCGACCCCACGCGGCTGTCGTACGGCAACCCGGGGTTGGAAGCGGCCGTATACCACACGATCAACCTCCAGTACGGCCACTATGCCGCAAAATGGAGCATGACCTTCGCACTCAACACGTTCCTGTCGAACAACAACATGTCGTCGTACTCCTTCTCGGACGGGGACGGCATCACGAACACCACCTACAGCAACGACGTCCGTTCGCGCAGCTACGGATTCAACGGTTCGTTCTCGTACCGCCCGTCGGAGAAGGTCAACCTCTCGCTGAGCTACAACGGCAGGTATTCGCAGAACGATTTCGACGCCATGGACATCCACACCGACCAGTTCACGTTCAGCCAGAACCTCAACCTCGACTTCGCACTCTGGAAGGAGGCGCGGCTTATGCTGGGTGAGAATTATTCGACGGGGTATGCGTGGCTCGGCGGCAAATCGGAAAGCTACTACTATTATTACATGGGCATCAAACAGCAGTTCCTCAAGAAGAAGCTCGACCTGAGCATCATGTGCAACAACCCCTTCGAGAAATACCGCAGGAACAGGAACACCTCGGACACGCCGACCTTCGGCGGCTGGAGCGAATACAGGTATGCGTGCCGCAGCCTCTATTTCCGCGTCAGCTACCGCTTCGGCAAACAGAACGTCGGGGTGAAACGCACTGCCAAGTCGATCCGCAACGACGACATGAGCAGCGGCGCACAGGGCGGTGGCGGCGGAAGCACCGGCGGCGCTCAGGGCGGAGGAGGGATGTAA
- a CDS encoding DUF4251 domain-containing protein — MKKLFLLRKSLFIAFAAATCGLFSIIGCAAQKPAAGRQGEAAGGEIRHAQASKALEEGRFVIEANEFYLPENKSPVKSSTGNYISMEGKRGVISFTPDLFPKTPLGNLTITDDSAEITLEKRKKNGDMQFCMRMTGPANSQDRKVIITLYKDTDKCHVQVSNELLAYPVVKFTGVVRPAGE; from the coding sequence ATGAAAAAACTTTTTTTACTCCGGAAAAGCCTGTTCATAGCTTTTGCGGCAGCGACCTGCGGACTCTTTTCTATAATAGGATGTGCAGCGCAAAAACCGGCAGCCGGACGGCAAGGCGAAGCGGCCGGAGGGGAGATCCGCCACGCACAAGCGTCGAAGGCACTGGAAGAGGGGCGGTTCGTGATCGAGGCGAATGAATTTTACCTCCCGGAGAACAAATCCCCGGTCAAGTCATCCACGGGCAACTACATATCCATGGAGGGCAAACGGGGCGTTATCAGTTTCACCCCCGACCTCTTCCCGAAAACACCGCTGGGCAACCTGACCATAACGGACGACTCGGCGGAAATAACGCTGGAAAAGCGGAAAAAGAACGGAGACATGCAGTTCTGCATGAGAATGACCGGGCCGGCGAATTCCCAGGACAGGAAGGTAATAATAACGCTGTACAAGGACACGGACAAATGCCATGTACAGGTTTCGAACGAACTTCTGGCATATCCCGTGGTCAAGTTCACGGGAGTGGTAAGGCCAGCGGGAGAATAA
- a CDS encoding aminoacyl-histidine dipeptidase, which produces MSEIVNLEPRIVWEQFDAITQVPRPSKKEGKIIEFLVDFARKHNIEYKKDAIGNVVMRKPATPGFEERPAVILQSHMDMVCEKNSDVEFDFDNDPIRTHIDGGWVRAEGTTLGADCGIGMAAALAVLIDPAVQHGPVEALFTVDEETGLTGAFELGEEMLTGKYLINLDSEDEGEIFIGCAGGIDTIATFRYAMEEAPKNYSFFRVDVSDLQGGHSGDDIDKGRVNSNKTVARLLWDGMQSFELKLSYFNGGNLRNAIPREAYAIFGVPTRFKSEFVKRYDLFAADLKAEFRFREPNFKITLNEMPEVDQVLDARTQFGLVYSLVGVPNGVIAMSFAMPGLVETSTNLASVKFEGDDRIVVTSSQRSSVESAKTYVMQMVESVFALAGADVAHSDGYPGWAPNPQSVLLEKTVGAYERLFGAEPKVRAIHAGLECGLFLEKYPELEMVSFGPTLRGVHSPDERLEIATVPKFWDLLLEVLKTV; this is translated from the coding sequence ATGTCTGAAATAGTAAACCTTGAACCCCGGATCGTGTGGGAGCAGTTCGATGCCATCACACAGGTTCCGCGCCCCTCGAAGAAGGAGGGCAAGATCATCGAATTCCTGGTCGATTTCGCCCGGAAGCACAACATCGAGTATAAGAAGGATGCCATCGGCAACGTGGTGATGCGCAAACCCGCCACGCCGGGCTTCGAGGAGCGCCCGGCGGTTATCCTCCAGTCCCACATGGACATGGTCTGCGAGAAGAACTCCGACGTGGAGTTCGATTTTGACAACGACCCGATCCGCACGCACATCGACGGCGGGTGGGTCAGGGCCGAAGGTACGACGCTGGGTGCCGACTGCGGCATCGGCATGGCTGCCGCACTGGCCGTCCTGATCGACCCCGCGGTGCAGCACGGGCCCGTCGAGGCGCTCTTTACGGTCGACGAGGAGACCGGCCTTACGGGGGCTTTCGAACTGGGCGAGGAGATGCTCACGGGCAAATACCTCATCAACCTCGACTCGGAGGACGAGGGCGAGATCTTCATCGGCTGTGCCGGCGGCATCGACACCATCGCCACGTTCCGGTATGCGATGGAGGAGGCGCCGAAGAACTACTCCTTCTTCCGCGTCGACGTCTCCGACCTGCAGGGCGGGCACTCGGGCGATGACATCGACAAGGGACGCGTCAATTCCAACAAGACCGTCGCACGCCTCTTGTGGGACGGCATGCAGTCGTTCGAACTGAAGCTGAGCTATTTCAACGGCGGCAACCTGCGCAATGCGATCCCGCGCGAGGCGTACGCCATCTTCGGCGTCCCGACACGGTTCAAGTCCGAGTTCGTCAAACGCTACGACCTCTTTGCCGCTGACCTGAAAGCCGAATTCCGCTTCCGCGAGCCCAATTTCAAGATTACGCTCAACGAGATGCCCGAGGTCGACCAGGTGCTCGATGCCCGGACGCAGTTCGGGCTGGTCTACTCGCTGGTGGGCGTTCCCAACGGCGTGATCGCCATGTCGTTCGCCATGCCGGGGCTGGTCGAGACTTCGACCAACCTCGCTTCGGTGAAATTCGAGGGCGACGACCGCATCGTCGTCACCTCGTCGCAGCGGTCGTCGGTCGAGAGCGCCAAGACCTATGTCATGCAGATGGTCGAATCGGTATTCGCCCTGGCCGGTGCCGACGTCGCCCATTCCGACGGTTATCCGGGCTGGGCGCCCAACCCGCAGTCCGTACTGCTCGAAAAGACCGTCGGCGCCTACGAACGCCTGTTCGGTGCGGAGCCCAAGGTGCGTGCGATCCATGCCGGATTGGAATGCGGCCTGTTCCTCGAGAAATACCCCGAACTGGAGATGGTTTCCTTCGGCCCGACGTTGCGCGGCGTGCATTCGCCCGACGAGAGGCTCGAAATCGCCACGGTTCCCAAGTTCTGGGATTTGCTGCTCGAAGTGCTCAAGACCGTCTGA
- the ispF gene encoding 2-C-methyl-D-erythritol 2,4-cyclodiphosphate synthase translates to MTDFRIGHGYDVHALADGLPLVLGGIEIPHMKGFVAHSDGDVAIHAVCDALLGAAALGDIGMHFPDTSDDFKGIDSKILLRRVAALLREKGYEIGNVDCTIRMQRPKLRPHIDAMRTAMAGAMGVGDDRVSVKATTTEHLGFEGREEGVSVSAVALIYKMQAKPGSGSQGFSDPQAAR, encoded by the coding sequence ATGACGGATTTCAGGATAGGACACGGATACGACGTACACGCGCTGGCCGACGGGCTGCCCCTGGTGCTGGGCGGGATCGAAATTCCGCACATGAAAGGATTCGTGGCACATTCGGACGGCGACGTGGCGATACACGCCGTATGCGACGCACTGCTGGGCGCCGCAGCGCTGGGCGACATCGGGATGCACTTCCCCGACACGTCGGACGACTTCAAGGGCATCGACTCGAAAATACTGCTCCGAAGGGTTGCGGCGCTGCTGCGCGAAAAAGGATATGAGATCGGGAATGTCGATTGTACGATCCGGATGCAACGGCCCAAATTGCGGCCGCATATCGACGCCATGCGCACCGCGATGGCCGGTGCAATGGGCGTAGGCGATGACCGGGTATCGGTCAAAGCTACGACCACAGAGCATCTCGGTTTCGAGGGGCGCGAAGAGGGGGTTTCCGTCTCCGCCGTGGCACTGATATACAAAATGCAGGCCAAACCGGGATCGGGGAGCCAAGGTTTTTCCGATCCGCAGGCAGCCCGTTAA
- a CDS encoding glycosyl hydrolase, which produces MRKELMTLACVLAAAGSAAQNADEFRNPPAAYRPVPLWFWNNTPIERTEAAEQFRTFTQRDGYGGCAILPFGGHFAPEYLSDEYFALYGEIVREAREAGLVLSLYDEYGFPSGSMGAINGDGTPRFMQRHPEATIKRLDKFEYPLAAGTECDIELPRDGRLMALVAMDSLTREVRPLSGRISGGRIRWTPPQGAWKLLCFMCVKDGDPNVDYLDPDAVQLFVEDTHQRYYDRFPEAFGEVITETFCDEPTLYRAQGRIWTERFNERFEAAHGFSPEALYPALWYDTGPGTAAARNYLFGFRARLYAEGFMKTIHDWAAAHGIRSTGHQDQEEVLNPVSVAGDLMLCGKYMDVPGIDKIGGDRPAELFYKVVSSSAANWDKQLVMSETFGAMGNIPVRELYTIAMEQYTKGINQLIPHAVWYNDADVTFLPELSYRNLLYNEALPAFNRFLARLNYLLQPEGRTVADIAMLYPIETLQAGHYLDGPEGYYAGGVKLPGTDYIRVAAMLSDTLARDFTYLHPEVLARCPAGRGMLHLDNKVNHQHYRVLILPGVKCISPECLRTVERFRRAGGRVIFTTALPETSTRFEVPATQVAARVQEMLTARKNPALFLPEPDTESLRKALEADFIPDVSVSGAPGLRYIHRICGGRHIYYFANIDTETAEAGILLRDAVKLRSFDPHTGDNAPFAAEVSAQGTRLQLTLPGARSLFLVSE; this is translated from the coding sequence ATGAGAAAAGAACTGATGACCCTGGCCTGCGTACTGGCCGCAGCCGGGAGTGCGGCACAGAATGCCGACGAATTCCGCAACCCGCCCGCAGCGTACCGCCCCGTGCCGCTCTGGTTCTGGAACAACACCCCGATCGAACGGACGGAGGCCGCGGAACAATTCCGCACTTTCACGCAACGCGACGGGTACGGCGGATGCGCCATCCTCCCGTTCGGCGGGCATTTCGCACCGGAATACCTCTCGGACGAGTATTTCGCACTTTACGGGGAGATCGTCCGCGAAGCCCGCGAGGCGGGGCTCGTCCTGTCGCTCTACGACGAGTACGGGTTCCCGAGCGGCAGCATGGGCGCCATCAACGGCGACGGCACGCCGCGCTTCATGCAGCGTCATCCGGAGGCGACGATAAAACGGCTCGACAAATTCGAATACCCGCTGGCGGCAGGCACGGAGTGCGACATAGAACTGCCGCGCGATGGGCGCCTGATGGCGCTCGTGGCGATGGACAGCCTCACGCGGGAGGTACGCCCCCTGTCCGGACGCATTTCCGGCGGGCGCATACGCTGGACACCGCCCCAGGGGGCATGGAAACTGCTCTGCTTCATGTGCGTAAAGGACGGCGACCCGAATGTGGACTACCTCGACCCGGATGCAGTACAGCTCTTCGTGGAGGATACCCACCAGCGTTATTACGACCGGTTCCCGGAGGCGTTCGGAGAGGTCATTACCGAAACATTCTGCGACGAACCGACACTCTACCGGGCACAGGGGCGTATCTGGACGGAGCGCTTCAACGAGCGTTTCGAAGCCGCACACGGGTTTTCACCCGAAGCGCTCTACCCCGCCCTGTGGTACGACACAGGCCCCGGGACTGCCGCCGCTCGCAACTACCTGTTCGGGTTCCGGGCGCGGCTCTATGCCGAAGGGTTCATGAAGACGATCCACGACTGGGCGGCAGCGCACGGCATACGCTCCACCGGACACCAGGATCAGGAGGAGGTGCTCAACCCCGTAAGCGTCGCGGGCGACCTGATGCTCTGCGGCAAGTACATGGACGTGCCCGGCATCGACAAAATCGGCGGCGACCGCCCCGCGGAACTTTTCTACAAGGTGGTATCCTCATCGGCAGCCAACTGGGACAAGCAGCTGGTCATGTCGGAAACATTCGGGGCGATGGGCAACATCCCCGTCCGGGAACTCTATACCATCGCAATGGAGCAATATACCAAAGGCATCAACCAGCTTATCCCCCATGCCGTATGGTATAACGACGCAGACGTGACGTTCCTGCCCGAACTCTCCTACCGCAACCTGCTCTATAACGAGGCGCTGCCCGCATTCAACCGCTTCCTCGCCCGGCTGAACTACCTGTTGCAGCCCGAGGGGCGCACGGTGGCGGACATAGCCATGCTCTACCCCATCGAGACGTTGCAGGCGGGGCATTACCTCGACGGCCCGGAGGGTTATTACGCCGGGGGCGTGAAGCTTCCCGGCACGGATTACATCCGCGTGGCGGCGATGCTCAGCGACACGCTCGCACGCGATTTCACCTACCTGCATCCCGAGGTACTGGCGCGTTGCCCCGCAGGCAGGGGGATGCTCCACCTCGACAACAAGGTCAACCACCAGCACTACCGGGTGCTGATCCTGCCCGGCGTGAAATGTATCTCGCCGGAGTGCCTCCGTACCGTGGAACGGTTCCGCCGTGCCGGGGGACGGGTGATCTTCACCACGGCGCTGCCCGAAACATCCACCCGCTTCGAGGTACCGGCAACGCAGGTCGCAGCCCGCGTGCAGGAGATGCTCACGGCACGTAAAAACCCGGCGTTATTCCTGCCCGAACCCGACACGGAATCGTTGCGCAAAGCATTGGAGGCTGATTTCATACCGGACGTCTCGGTTTCCGGTGCTCCCGGCCTGCGTTACATCCACCGGATATGCGGCGGCCGCCATATCTACTATTTCGCCAATATCGACACCGAAACGGCCGAAGCCGGGATCCTGCTACGCGACGCCGTAAAACTGCGCAGTTTCGACCCGCATACGGGCGACAACGCCCCGTTCGCCGCCGAGGTATCGGCGCAGGGGACGCGGCTGCAACTGACGCTTCCGGGAGCCCGGTCGCTGTTCCTCGTATCGGAGTAG